In Campylobacter anatolicus, one DNA window encodes the following:
- a CDS encoding type IV secretory system conjugative DNA transfer family protein encodes MAQQIEYLEERYFLPDRETLKSIFKKDELFRYFVYAICGIGLICSIVCLVGKGGQATDFIARSFLALSALFCFGLYVSRDKQSKKKENENITPNEPTAKPYMLNIGFEAKKLFGSAVKTVKAPNNLIRPLLLDTEQFKRHMLIMATIGAGKSVFMKGMIEQQLLLGGGGLCVDGKGTAEFAKEIYGLCVALGREDDFIHINFLDMDNTHTVNPLLSGSAEALYEILIALLAGEENEWKAKQKEFMKNILKLLVWRRDNENLALDFAVLSEYMTLQKIVKDALKYRDFAYSSTAIQDYIMFASSSIGIDYQDFLIKKDKMFEDKCMEQSGNTDLQGVYDASMSAQAWRGIITNLKSDYGKVFNTQTPTISMWEAVQRNKFIFVTLPTMASDTTPKDLGRLILGLIKGVAAEKAEKAVEPKIPFVCWFDEAGSYIIEGFGRLMSKSRSLGISVIPIFQSVSQINAVGKLVGSESTELTEIKDVTGTHILMKNINPEATEFYSKLVEEKKFIDMEYSDRRTGIKGSIGAEDRYKVEKEQAIKHKEVIAMNNGEMIVFNDGKVYRASSVTENSLKFGKKITYEAKEMSKPIPITEHIPKKEFLAQMYRLYSRLDEKR; translated from the coding sequence ATGGCACAACAAATTGAGTATTTAGAAGAGCGATATTTTTTACCTGATAGAGAAACCTTAAAGAGCATTTTTAAAAAAGATGAACTTTTTAGATATTTTGTATATGCAATCTGTGGTATTGGCTTGATTTGTAGCATAGTTTGTTTAGTTGGCAAAGGCGGACAAGCAACAGATTTTATAGCTAGAAGTTTTTTAGCGTTGTCGGCTTTGTTTTGTTTTGGACTTTACGTTAGCCGTGATAAGCAAAGCAAGAAAAAAGAAAATGAGAATATCACGCCTAACGAGCCGACCGCAAAACCTTATATGTTAAATATAGGCTTTGAGGCTAAAAAGCTTTTTGGTAGTGCGGTAAAGACAGTAAAAGCCCCTAATAACTTAATTAGACCGCTTTTGCTAGATACAGAGCAGTTTAAACGGCATATGCTAATAATGGCAACTATCGGAGCAGGAAAATCAGTTTTTATGAAAGGTATGATAGAACAACAGCTACTTTTGGGCGGTGGCGGTTTGTGTGTAGATGGTAAGGGAACGGCGGAGTTTGCAAAAGAAATTTACGGACTTTGCGTTGCACTTGGCAGAGAGGACGACTTTATACACATAAATTTCTTAGATATGGATAACACGCATACTGTAAATCCGCTTTTAAGTGGTAGTGCAGAGGCACTTTATGAAATTTTAATAGCTTTACTTGCAGGAGAAGAAAACGAGTGGAAAGCTAAACAAAAAGAGTTTATGAAAAATATTTTAAAGCTTTTGGTGTGGCGTAGAGATAACGAAAATTTAGCGTTAGATTTTGCGGTTTTAAGCGAATATATGACGTTGCAAAAAATCGTTAAGGATGCATTAAAGTATAGAGATTTTGCATACAGTAGCACGGCTATACAAGATTATATAATGTTTGCAAGTTCATCAATAGGCATAGATTATCAGGATTTTCTTATAAAAAAAGACAAGATGTTTGAAGATAAATGTATGGAGCAGAGCGGTAACACAGATTTACAGGGCGTTTATGACGCTAGTATGTCGGCTCAGGCGTGGCGTGGCATTATAACTAACCTTAAAAGCGATTATGGCAAGGTTTTTAACACGCAAACGCCTACAATTTCAATGTGGGAAGCAGTGCAAAGAAACAAATTTATTTTTGTAACTTTGCCGACAATGGCGAGTGATACAACTCCAAAAGATTTAGGACGGCTTATTTTAGGCTTGATTAAGGGCGTTGCAGCCGAAAAGGCAGAAAAAGCCGTAGAGCCTAAAATACCGTTTGTTTGTTGGTTTGATGAGGCAGGAAGCTATATTATTGAGGGCTTTGGTAGGCTTATGAGTAAATCACGAAGTTTGGGTATTTCAGTTATACCGATTTTTCAATCTGTATCACAGATTAACGCAGTTGGTAAGCTTGTAGGAAGCGAAAGCACCGAATTAACAGAGATAAAAGACGTTACAGGAACACACATTTTAATGAAAAATATCAATCCTGAGGCTACTGAGTTTTATTCTAAATTGGTTGAAGAGAAGAAATTCATTGATATGGAGTATAGCGACCGCAGAACAGGCATAAAAGGTAGCATAGGAGCAGAAGACCGCTACAAAGTAGAAAAAGAACAAGCAATTAAGCACAAAGAGGTTATAGCGATGAATAACGGCGAGATGATAGTATTTAATGACGGTAAAGTGTATAGAGCCAGTAGCGTAACCGAAAATTCACTCAAATTTGGCAAAAAAATCACTTATGAGGCAAAAGAGATGTCAAAACCGATACCGATAACCGAACATATACCTAAAAAAGAATTTTTGGCTCAGATGTATAGACTTTATAGCCGATTAGATGAAAAAAGGTAG